Proteins encoded by one window of Anoplopoma fimbria isolate UVic2021 breed Golden Eagle Sablefish chromosome 23, Afim_UVic_2022, whole genome shotgun sequence:
- the LOC129112580 gene encoding rho GTPase-activating protein 8-like — protein sequence MTSTSDLEQLAEIELQKEEEEEDEEEGQRCVTDGPSVPPINRSSPDSSHPYYDVARHGIIQVSGDDKYGRKLIIFSSCCLPPSHQLNHRRLLEYLKFTLDQYVEMDYILVYFHYGLRSSNKPSLKWLREAYSEFDRKYKKNMKTLYVVHPTNFIRIVWNIFKPLISHKFGKKLTYVNYLTELGEHLNYEQLIIPPDVLRHDEKLRAAQKGGPPSVKSPHPAPLPTQQFGVSLQYIRGKNNEAMIPPVMSQTVTYLKEKGLRTVGIFRRSAQVKTIKDVQRLYNLGKPVNFDEYRDVHVPAVILKTFLREMTEPLLTFRLYSQVQDLLSVESSLRVSRCKQMVESLPEHHFIVAKYLMSFLHTVSQQSIVNKMSSSNLACVFGVNLLWPRDGSISLDALTPINIFTEILIEHFTTVFGSRCPAGQVTP from the exons ATGACCTCAACATCAGATCTGGAGCAGCTGGCAGAAATAG AGCtccagaaggaggaggaggaggaggatgaagaggagggtcAGAGGTGCGTCACAGACGGTCCATCAGTTCCTCCCATCAACAGATCCAGTCCGGATTCTTCTCACCCGTATTATGACGTGGCTCGACACGGCATCATCCAGGTCTCCG GTGACGACAAGTACGGCAGGAAGCTGATCATCTTCAGCAGCTGTTGTTTGCCTCCATCACACCAGCTGAACCACCGTCGCCTGCTGGA gtaCCTGAAGTTCACGTTGGACCAGTACGTGGAGATGGACTACATACTGGTTTACTTCCATTACGGTCTGAGGAGCAGCAACAAGCCGTCTCTGAAATGGTTACGAGAAGCTTACAGCGAGTTCGACAGGAA ataCAAGAAGAACATGAAGACTCTGTACGTCGTTCATCCGACAAACTTCATCAGAATCGTGTGGAACATCTTCAAACCTCTGATCAG TCACAAGTTTGGGAAGAAGCTGACGTACGTGAACTACCTGACGGAGCTCGGAGAACACCTGAACTACGAGCAGCTCATCATCCCTCCTGATGTTCTCAG ACACGATGAAAAACTACGAGCGGCTCAGAAAGGAGGCCCCCCCTCAGTGAAGAGCCCCCACCCCGCCCCCCTGCCCACTCAGCAGTTTGGAGTCAGTCTGCAGTA CATCAGAGGGAAGAACAACGAGGCCATGATCCCACCTGTGATGTCTCAGACTGTCACCTACCTGAAGGAGAAAG GTCTGAGGACTGTGGGGATCTTCAGACGTTCGGCTCAAGTTAAGACCATCAAGGACGTTCAGAGACTCTATAACCTGG GTAAACCTGTAAACTTTGATGAGTACAGAGACGTTCACGTTCCTGCTGTGATCCTCAAGACGTTCCTCAGAGAGATGACCGAACCACTGCTCACCTTCAGGCTCTACAGCCAGGTCCAGGACCTGCTCA GCGTAGAGAGCAGTCTGAGGGTCAGCAGATGTAAACAGATGGTTGAAAGTCTTCCTGAACATCACTTCATCGTAGCAAAGTACCTGATGAGTTTCCTCCACACG GTGTCTCAGCAGAGCATCGTGAACAAGATGAGCTCGTCTAATCTGGCCTGTGTGTTCGGGGTGAACCTGCTCTGGCCTCGAGACGGATCCATCTCCCTGGACGCTCTGACGCCCATCAACATCTTCACCGAGATCCTCATCGAACACTTCACCACCGTGTTCGGCTCCCGCTGCCCAGCTGGACAGGTAACGCCCTGA